A DNA window from Vigna angularis cultivar LongXiaoDou No.4 chromosome 1, ASM1680809v1, whole genome shotgun sequence contains the following coding sequences:
- the LOC108339314 gene encoding uncharacterized protein LOC108339314 has product MGCCVSSSHKTSTSPLRKFRGSPQPLTHREKPQESSREEESETVKQVLLEARKRNPTTFAKPKPQKPLQYKVRDEQSKVQKKSLPIYKAEDPSDEVCSLSETVTTTTSITEPGQETHKRVDVSQAKLLKNRSFPGERRERTVHGPRNNVRSVRLVQCRDQTAQKTGSGGTLRRQDPAEKSFRQSRSPATGGSRSVVGRNPSVRKTNRCPARVITSTAGNDCRRKENLATARKWVSGGESLENPLVSLECFIFI; this is encoded by the coding sequence ATGGGTTGTTGTGTGAGTTCTAGTCACAAAACCTCCACCTCGCCACTAAGAAAGTTCCGTGGTTCACCGCAACCTCTCACTCATCGAGAGAAACCTCAAGAAAGCAGCAGAGAGGAAGAAAGTGAGACAGTGAAGCAAGTTCTCTTGGAAGCCCGGAAACGGAATCCAACAACCTTTGCCAAACCAAAACCTCAAAAGCCACTCCAATACAAGGTCAGAGATGAACAGAGCAAAGTTCAGAAAAAGTCTTTGCCCATTTATAAAGCGGAAGACCCCTCGGATGAAGTTTGCAGCTTGAGCGAAACCGTGACCACAACTACTTCAATCACCGAGCCAGGACAAGAAACGCACAAAAGGGTCGATGTATCTCAGGCCAAATTGCTGAAAAATCGTTCCTTTCCCggtgagagaagagagagaacagTGCATGGTCCAAGGAACAATGTTAGGTCTGTGAGGCTGGTTCAGTGCAGAGACCAAACGGCTCAGAAAACGGGCAGCGGTGGAACACTTCGCCGGCAAGATCCAGCCGAGAAATCTTTCCGGCAGTCAAGGTCGCCGGCTACCGGAGGATCTAGGTCCGTTGTGGGTCGAAACCCATCTGTGAGAAAAACTAACCGTTGCCCGGCAAGGGTAATAACAAGCACGGCGGGAAACGATTGCCGGAGAAAGGAGAATCTGGCGACGGCAAGGAAATGGGTTTCTGGCGGCGAGTCACTGGAGAATCCACTTGTGTCACTGGAATGCTTCATATTTATATAG